The DNA window GAATGAGATGGAAACTCGCATGGCTCTGGCTTTTTGGCTGGTTTCATCGGCATGATGAGGTCTTAATGTAGGGGAAGCGTCTTGATTTCTATATTACATGGCATGTAACATACAAGGGGAATGCAGGATAAGTAGGAAGATACAGCTTCAAAGGCAAGACGCAAAGATGGAAATCATCAGATACTACAAGCACGAGTAAGAGGATTCTACAACCAGCCTAGCGTCTGCTATTTTTATGCCATTCGTATCTCATCTTGGGGATCCTATTCGCACACCCCGAAAGCGGCGTCAGTGTCAGCCTCGCCCTGTCCACAGTCTAGCTTTTGGGGCCTTGTGCCGCTCTGGTTTTTGACCTGTTTTAAATTCCAAAGCCAGAATCGTCACCCTAAATCCCTCTCTTGCTTTTCGACTCTCCTTGTCGCTTCTCGCCTCTTCTCCCGTCAGCCCTCTGTCACAACGTCGTCTCGCTCGTTTCTTACgcgtctctctcttcttctctctctcctatACAGCAATCTCAATCCGCGTCATTGACTGATTGATTTTCAACTGAAACCGTCTCTCTCCTTGTCCGACGCTAGCACAAAGCCACAGGGCCAACTCTCCAAGATCGACAACAGctgcgctcctcctccttttcgtCTCTGAAGCTCTTCCgatcgctcgctcgctcgttTCGTCCATTCGTtcatacaaaaaaaaaaatcaatcCAACCTCACAATGTCTCCCGCCGCCACAATCCctcccatcaccatcaccgacGCCGACCAGgatggcctcttctctcaaGACCTCATCTCCGAGGTTGTCTCGGCCACCCTACCAGACGGCTACAAGCTGCGAGCCCTTCGTCGCACCGACTACAGCTCTGGTTTCCTCGACTGCCTCCGCGTGCTGACCACGGTTGGCGAAGTCAGCGAGGAGAAGTTCCAGAAGCAGTTCGACAACATGCTGGCCCAGGACAGCTACTACATCATTTGCATTGAGGACACTGCCCGAGAGAAGAATTCTGTCGTGGCTACCGGTGCCCTGATTGTCGAGCACAAATTGTAAGTCGGAAAGGCGAAAAAGAATCCTCGGGGGAACTGCGTGTACCCCTGACCCCTGAGGCTTCTGGCTCCTCGCATCCAAGACAGCCAGCAGCTAACCTTATTGTTGTACAGCATCCACAGCCTGGGCAAGGTCGGCCACATCGAAGACATCGCTGTCGCCAAGGATCAGCAGGGCAAGAAGCTCGGCCTCCGCCTGATCCAGGCCCTCGACCACGTCGCCGAGAAGATTGGCTGCTACAAGAGCATCCTCGACTGCAGCGACGCCAACGAGGGCTTCTACGTCAAGTGCGGATTCCGACGAGCTGGCCTTCAGATGGCCCACTACTACGAGGGAGGCAAAAGTAAACACTAAGACCCCCaaccccctttttttccacaATCACGATATGGGACATGTGTAATAATGatgtggcttttttttttcctctctggGGTAGAGATTTCATGCCTTTTAttctgtttttgtttttacgTTGCATAGCAGCtgattgtttttttgttgtttttttcctccgGCGCAGGCAGTAAAATCTAGAACGGTTCTAGATGACTACATATTAGACGTCACCGACACGATAAAGAGATGGATGGGTGGGATGAATTCGCTGGACATGTAATAgaaattctttaattttcAAAGCACGACTATCTTGCCATGGACACCTTTGCTAAATAGTCCCATTAAAGTGCCAGTTTGCCAAGACCGCATTATGTCTTGGTCGTTATTAAGAAGcaaacatctccatcatcctaGGTATCATTATGTCTATATACAACCCAGTTTCCAACATCCAAAAAGACAGGCTCTTTACCgtcccatccatccaccgTCCACCACCAGCGTATGCCCACTTACATACCCActggccttgctggccaGATACACCGACGTACCCTTAAAGTCCTCAGGCGACCCCCATCTGCCGGCGGGAATCCTCGCGCTGATGCCCGCCAGCCGCTCCGGGTTGTTCAGCAGCGCCGTGTTCATGTCCGTCTCAATGTATCCCGGCGCAATGGCGTTGACCGTGATGCCCTTAGCCGTCCACTCGTTGGCAAACGACTTGGTGACCTGGCCCACGGCGCCCTTGGACGCGGCGTAGGCGGGGACTGTGATGCCGCCCTGGAAGGTGAGCAGCGAGGCGaagttgatgatgctgccgcgACGGCCGGTGACGGGGGAGACGGGCAGGGAGAGCATCTCGCGACCAAAGTCGCGGCAGAGCGTGAAGACGGTGTTGAGGTTGACTTGGATGACCTGAGATTTTGCCCATGTTAGCCACAATGCTTTACGTAGGACCAGCCATATATCTTTCTCTAAAAGATGGGCATATACACACATCGTTCCAGTCACTGTCGGGAAACTCCTCGCAAGGGTGTCTCCTCTGGATGCCGGCGCAATTGACCAGAATGTCCACCTTGTGGCCGGCGGCGGTGACATCCTTGGCAATGTTTGCGACTTGCTCCTGGACCGCGAGATCAGCCGTGAAGACCCATGCTTTGCGACCAGTCTTTTCAACGGCCTCCTTTGTCGCTGTCGACGTGGTGTCTCTCTAAGTCCCAGCGAAAACACTTCCATGTCAGCCCAGCAACCAAGCAAGTCGGCAATTGAACCCTACCTGGATGAGAATAATGTCTGCGCCGGCTTCGGCAAGCCCAATGGCAACGGCCTGGCCAATGCCCCTCGTGGCACCGGTGACAACGGCTGTAGAGCCCtcgagggagaagaaggatgccaTTGTGTTGTTTCCTTGTTTATGAAATCAGGGGGGGAAGATCAATCCAaaagaggccaaaaaaaCTTAGGGCGATTGGTATTTGAATAAATGTTTGAAGAAAATCAAATCCCGAAAACAACCAACGGGATGAATAAATCCGTCTTAGATCAACGTCTCCTGGGATTGAGTATGGAGGGGCATCGGCTATTGCCCCGCGATTTGGAGAAGTTGAATAAGCGCACCACCTATTCCGGCAACTGGTGCCGATGTGCCACAGGCCACTTGCCATTACGATTAGCTGCCATTAGAGCGCCTAGGCCAAGCAATCTCCACGTCTCTGCGTGTTTTCCAGGCCTGTGTCTCTCGCTCTAGGCTTCGGCTCGGGTCATTGCGGCTTAGACTGGTGGGTTCGGCGGGCTTGCTTTGGGTCTGTGGGCGGAGCGAGGCAATTGGGGCCCGGGCTGCATCGTTTGATGTCAGTGAAGACGGAGAATCTGGTTTGCTTACTTGAGGTCGATATCGGAGCTTGGGAACCATTTTGTTGTGTCATTGGATTTACTTGggcatcttctctctcatcttgaTTCTCAAAAATCATCTTTGAGTGGTACATAAATTGTCTATAGAGAGCATAGTGAGGACAGGCAGTCGGTTCATCATCTCATCGCAACATCCGTCTCTTCTCAACTGCAGGATACCactctgccatcttctttattccttttctcttcgtcACCATGTCTGTTGAATCAGTCAAAGCCTCCGTCTTATTCGGCGAGAGAGACCTTCAGTTTgtatgaaaaaaaaaaaaaaaaaaaagcctgtTCAAAAAGAGAGCTTCCCCTCAGCTAACAGCTTCCCCATCACAGATTGAGCGCCCTCTAGAATCTCCCGCCGCAGACGAGGTCCAAGTCTCCATCGACTCAACTGGCCTCTGCGGCTCAGACCTGCACTACTACAACCACTACCGCAATGGCGACATCCTCGTCCGCGAGCCGCTGACGCTGGGCCACGAGTCCAGCGGCACAGTCGTCGCGGTTGGGTCCGCCGTCACGAACCTCCAGCCGGGCGATCGTGTCGCGCTCGAGGTTGGCCTGCCATGCGAGTCTTGCGACTACTGCGAGAGCGGCAGATACAACATCTGCAAAGGCATGAAGTTTCGCAGCTCGGCCAAGGCGTTTCCGCACATGCAGGGGACGCTGCAGGAGAGGATCAACCACCCTGCGCGATGGGTTCACAAGTATGTGCCCTGTTGTCTTTGTCTATGTGAATAAAAAGCGTGAAATGATGAGCTGACAATGGCATGTTGAATGAACAACAGGCTCCCCGACGGCGTTTCCAGTGACCTCGGCGCCCTGATTGAGCCTCTCTCCGTCGCCTTACACGCCTATCGCCGCGCTGCTCTCCCGGCCTCAACTCCCGTCCTCGTCTTTGGCGCAGGAGCCGTCGGCCTTCTCTCCGCGGCCGTCAGCAAGGCCATGGGCTCACCGgcagtcatcatcgccgacaTCCAGAAAGACCGCGTGGACTTTGCCGTCAACAACGGGTTTGCCGACGCGGGCTTTGTCGTGCCAATGGCAAGGCCGCAGACGATTGACGAGAAGCTGGCGTATGCGCAGCAGGTCGCGGATTTGGCGGGCAATGTCAAAGTTGGAGGCGTGCCGGCCGGCCAGGTTGGAGCCGTGTTTGAGTGCACCGGTGTAGAATCTTGCGTGCAGAGTGCCATCTACGTAagttgatttttttttcctttccctcttcattCTGGCTAACTATGAAACTGTAATAGGCTACAAGACCAGGCGGAAAggtcctcatcatcggcatgGGCACCCCCATTCTCACTCTGCCCTTGTCTGCGGCTGCCCTTCGCGAGGTCGACATTGTTGGCGTTTTCAGATATGCCAATACGTATGCCGACGCCATTGAAATGCTGCACAAGAAAACCCCCCGTTTTCCCCGACCTGGAAAAGCTCATCACACATCGAGTCAAGGGCCTTGACGCAGTGCAAGAGGCGTTTAAATTGGCGGGAAAAGTCAAGGATGGCGAGGGTAAACTGGTTCTCAAGGTTGTGATTGACACGAAGAAATGATTGGATAAATAGTTTAAAATTCAGATAAGAGGCTATGAGATGACATTACgaccaaaagaagaaggggtaGAAACTTGTGGTTGGGAATATATCATGGCGATTGGTAGCTAATTCTAATACTGTAAACATACTCTTTTCATTTATTACTCTGCTCTACTTTATGATTTATCGGGGAAGCCAAAGTCAACGCCAAATGGTGGGTAGACGTAGCGTTTCAGCTCGCCCTTCTTGGTCAGGTCGTCTGAGTAGTCGTTCAACAGCTTCatgtcctcgtcgtcaaGAGCGACAATCTCCAAATTGGACTTGATGCGCGACGGCGTAACAGACTTTGCGAGGACTGTGCTACCACGGTTGACTGTGTTATGGGTTAGCATAGTAGCCTTGGGGCACAAAACGAATAAACATACCGTGGTAGCTTAGCAAGACTGTTCCTGCGGAAacgcccttcttctcggaAATCTTGACTACCGGCTCTGCCGTCATCAGAGGGCTGCCCGTGCTGCCCAGAGGGCTGTAGGCCATGACGTGGATGCCCTTTTCCTTGCAAAAGTCGACAATCTCCTGCTGGGGGAGGCTGGGGTGGTTCTCAATCTGGTTGACGGCGGGGACCACGGTGGCGTTGGggaggagctgctcgagATATCGCTTGCTGTACTGTTTTTTTCATTGTTGTTAAACAAGAGTTCTTGGAAAGGGGAAAGAGAGGAACATACGTTGCTGACGCCGATGGACTTTGTCTTGCCAGACGCGAGAGCGGCCTCCATTTGTTTCCAGCCGTCGACGTGGTTGTAGTCGTGGATGACATCTCGCTTGCCGCCGGGCAGAGTAGGGAACTTGTCGTGGTTGCCTGTATATTGAAATTAGACCATTTGAATCCTCGCTTCCTTCAGAATTCAAGTTTTCGCTCTCACCATTGGGGTTTAGCAGAAGAGGCCAGTGCTGATGAATTGGTTAGCAAACATGCAGCAGTGACAAGTGAAACCATTActcaccaccagcagcaaatcaACATACTCCAGCCCCAggctcttcaagctcttgtCCAGCGCCTCCGCAACGCGGGTGTTGTACGTCGCCCACACCTTGGTCACGACAAAGACGTCCTCGCGCTTGACTCCCGCGGCGAAAGCCTCCTTGAGGCCCTCGCCAACCTCGTCCTCGTTGCCGTAGCAGTAGGCGCCGTCGACGAGCTTGTAGCCGTTTTGCAGCGCGTACGAAACGGCCGTCTTGACCTCGCCAGCTTGAGATTGCCATGTTCCTACAAGAATTTGAAATGGCCATTAGCGTTTTTTgtcctctgcttctcttcttctctctttttttttgtcgcGCTGGCTCAGATTGCCCCTCCCCCGCCATGGAAGAAATTGGCCCCTCTTCGAATTACTGGGTGAAGCGGGTAATGAGAGACATACCGAGACCAAGAGCTGGCATCTGCAGGCCATTGTTGAGTTTGAACGAAGTCGTAACCATTGTGACGATTTTGTATTCTTCTGCTCTTCGCAATCACGTCGAGTCAAACGGTTTGTATGTGCGAGAATATTCCGTTGTCCGCTACAAAGTAGTTGGTCGACAAGCAAGTCAATTCCTCCGCCCGTTTAACAATTTATAGCACATGCAAACCCCTCCAGCGTCGCATCCCCTTGTTCAAAATCCTCCCCCCAGAGAACAACAGACGCTCCTCCCGCCCCGATCTCGCTTCCCAAATAGGCTGTCGACGGCGGCGTTTCGCAGGCCAAGCTCTCGGCTGGCTTAAATGGCGGCGCGGCTTTTGAACTTTTGGCTGCGTGGGGGAGGGCGCCACAGCCCGGATTCTGGCCAAGGAAAAATAAGTCCGTGCTGATGGAGCTGGGGCTGGCTTTTTAGGCTGGTCGGGAAACATTCTGGATGGATTGTAAGCCGGTTCAAGTTGGAATGGAGCAAGCGTCGTCATAAGCCATGTACGCTCTATAAGTCGCGTAGGATACGTGTATGCACGTGGAAGGTGATGACTCGATGCTGTTCTGTACTTTGACATGCTGTCCGTCATATCTAGGGGagaatagaagagaaaaacaaattCAGTCTATATGCTTGCAAGCGCGGGTCTTCAGACTCTTTCGCGCATATTCATGATTGCGCCTGTCACCAATCAAATGGATTCAAAGCGTCGTTGTAGTaatcctcgccctcgtccttccactcttcgtcttcatcggcgCAGTCCTTCCTGATGGCCTCTTCTTTGTGTTCCCTCTCTTCTGCGTCAAACAGCGCCTTGAGCTCTGGGAATTGCATCATCAGGCTCTTGTATGCCTTTCTCCTCTGCTCCGGCAGTGCACCATTGCGATTCCTCATGGCAGCAGCCGCTAAGCCGCCTGCCATGAGCGGTAGCACAAAGGGTGCTGCAAGCCcgcctgttgctgctgctatcagGAACGAGTCAATGGTTGGCCCGCCTCGTTTTGGGACCTCGGCCTGATCTGCTCTGAGCATGCAGAGTGCTCGATAGATCTGGGCTGATTTTGTGGCTGTGGATGGTCCCATCACCAGGAATGCTAGGATGGCGGCGAAGTCGACGTCGTCCCAGAGCATCCGCATGTACTTCCAGTCCTGACACAAGACGCGGAAACCTATATGCAAGACTATTCAGCCATTGTCGACAAAACTGTACTGCTTGAGTTATAGAGCACTTACACTGACGACATTTCTTCAACGCATCGTATTCCCCGTCTCCAAGGCCAATCACTTCGATGCCGCTAATCTGTGCAACTTCTGTCCTGTCCATTTCCCTGCGAAGGTTGCCGCGGCCCTGAGCCGACATGTTCCAGTGGGTTCCAGCCGCCAACTTGCTTCGAAGCGTCAGGTCTCGGTCATCCCAGGTCGTCTTCTCGACAAGAAGAAACGAGATGCGAGAATCAACGTCCCAAGAGCTGAGCACTGACGGAACGGCCGAGGCATCCTTGCTTTCTCGCGGAATGATCCTGTCCGAGGCTTCTCGCATCCGAAATGGGGGCGCGAAAGGAGCTGTGACGTTGGGACCGCGGGGAAGCTTGACCAAGATGCCGTAGTACTGGGTGAACTCTGGGCTTGGCTTGCGAGGCGAggatgttggtgatggcatCCGGTTTGCTGATGCTACAGGGATCAAAACAGTTAGAAACGAAGCACCAGAAGTAGGCGAATGGGCTTGTACGGACTTTGAGAGGTGAGGAAATGGATGACTTGGCGAAACCATTCGGTCAGAATTGGGCTAACAGTTTCCCAGATCCgtgcagcttctttcttgACGAGAGACACGGTATCCCCAAGATGCATGAGCACATACTCGGGCATTGTCGTGGATTTGGCTCGACTTGAGCCATAgcgagctccagctccagctccactgcttctgctgttgttgtagctgctgctgctgtcatcTGCGCCAATGAATCTCTTCATCCAGGCCGGGACTCTGTCATCCCAGGCGTCGAGCGCGCCATGCTTTAGGTCAAAGACCAGCGCAGTCAGCCAGGCCGCGACGGGCACGAAGCAGAGATTGCGCCAGATGATGAAGCGCTCTGGCCAtaggatgaagacgagggcGATGGCCGAGACGGTGGTGACGGCCTGGCGCTTTGCAGCGGCCCGGTCTGCGAGGGGCTTTGCGTTGGGCGCGGGCATGGCTCCAGTGAGCGATGGACGGTGAGTGCGCTGCGTTTAGTGAGATTAGCGGCTATCGGTGTCAGAGATTGGATACCGCCAGCAATGGCTCACATACCTCTATGCCAGGGATTTGAGTGATTGAgaacaaaataaaaaatagagTATTCAACGAGGGTGAAAAAATGGTATTAAACagtttgaagatgatgcagtTTCCCAACGGCAAACGCTGGCACGCCGAGTCGAGTCTTGGGTATGTTCGCGGGGTATGCCTGGAGTGCACCAGTTGGGCGACTATGCCTTGCAGATGCTCAGGCCGATCAATCAAGCAATCAAAAGCAATCAAAGACTGCATGTGCATATGCAAACAACAAGTCAATAAGACATCTGCAGCCTTCTATCGTGTCTTATACTCCTAATCGCAGCCATTTACTCCCCTGCAACGCAAACCGGCCGGTCACGCATCAAATCTCTTGCCTCAAAGGCGGTGGGCCCTGCACTGCGTACCAGGTGCCCACCATCCAGCCAACCACAATCGCCAGGGCCCTGCCGCCTCGCCCTGCATCAACACGTGTAGCCCGTCTGTAGGTGAACAGCGATGCCTCCACTCGCTTTCGGTCTAGGGAGTTGTCTGCCAGCGGATGGATTTTGATGGCCGGGGGCAGGGCCAGCACACCGGAGACAATGGAGCGTGACTCACTGCTCTTGTCTACAGCTGCTCCATCAGCGTGTTGGCAACTTCAGCAATGTTTGTGCCGTAATACTCGGCGGTGGTCTAACAATGAGAAAGGCATTAATCAGCGGGCCTTTCAAGCCCATTCGAGATCCAGACTTGCACGTACCTGCAGGATCAACGTCCCATCCTCAATGACGCACTCGTTGTAAGCCGAGCGCTTCAGCTGCTCCCTGCCAACAATGCGAAACACCACCGTCGCCTTGTCGATGCCCTCGTGGAAAGCCTCGCGCAGCATGTCATCCTCGCCGAATTTCTGGTGCACGAGGTACGACGCCAGACTCTCGTAGTACATCCTGTGGTACGCGCCCAGGTGTCGCTGCCACgatgcatctccatctccggcggcggcgctcaGCCTGTCAAAGGCCTGCTCGAACCGCGGCTCCAGGGCAATGTCCCTGCCCAGAATCTCGCCGAGCTGCCGCTTGATTGCGTCTGTCTGCGCATCCCAGTCGCTTCTAATGGCTGCGCGCGCGATGAAGCTCATGGGCTGGTGACGGGCCGACGCAGTGCTGGGGGCGGCGTTGAGGGCATTCTCCAAGTTGTCGAGCGAGCAGGCATCGTCGATGTTGGTGCCCAGATATCCCTCTCTGAAGAGAATGACGAGGGATCCTGTACCAGAGACGGCGCAGCCGCAGTAGGAGAATTTTTGGCCTTCGTCCAGGTCCATGGTGATTGTTCGCGCCGCAGCAATGGTGTTGAGCTCCTCTTTGCCCTTGTCGCCATGTTTGGTGATGAAGCGACGAGCTGATACAAGACGCCGTCAATGTACCTAAAGCAAACGATGATGTTAGATCAAATCTTCCAATACATGAGTAAACATACCCTGAAATCATGGAACCAGGAGCCTCGGCCGCATATCCATCCTCAGCATACGCGCAGACTTGGCGCAGATCAATGTCGATTTTCCACGGCGCACCCAGCACGGCGGAAATCCTATCTTCATAGTCTGGTTTTCTGTTTTCCCACTCATCGCGAACTAGGAGAGTGAAATTAGTCCCAAGCAGAGAGAATAACGGGACAAGTTACAAACTGTTCTTGCGAACTGCGAGCGAGAACTTTGCGACAGGAGGACGACGGCCCATGATGTCTTTCCAATAACCAAGAAAGGTGAACCAAATCTCAACGCTTGCTCAAAGATTAGCGAGTatcaaaacaaacaacatAAAGACTTGTATCCCTTGAACCGGTCCCCTTTTTCTAGAAAACCATCGAGGAAATTCCGCCATTcgtgccgtgccgtgccATACCGCGTTATGTGAAGCTAAGACGGCCAACTAGCGATTCAAGCGTCTCGCGGCTGAGGCGCCATGGTGATTCGACCATTAGCGTGTTGCGGCTGAGCGAGAAGCGTTTTACTGTATGGTGGCAAAGTGTAGCATTTCCATTTCGTGGGCAGCaacagagaaaaggaaacacGAGGAATGGGAAAGTTTGGAGTAGGTAGGTGCGATGACCCGAGGATACGACACCATCTCTCGGCAGGCTTCTTGACTTCcacatcatcgccagacACCAATCAAAAGCGTAATTGGTTTAGTGGTAAAATTCTCCGTTGCCATCCGCAACGTCGGGGagccctgggttcgattcccagatTACGCAGTGACATATCTTTTTGCAGTTTCGAgtgccatccatccatcgccaaGATGTGGTGAATTGCATCTACTCCAGTATCACAGAAACGTCACGACTGCCATCTTTTTTGTGTCTTGCACATTGGTTACGCTCTACTGGGGCACGCAAATCAGTTCATCTAAATTGTCTTTTTGATTTCTACGTAGAATGCAAGGCTAGATAAAGTGTGCAGTGCTTGCTACTCATGAACCCATGTCCTCCGCAAAAGACTCAACCTGCGCAGAAATTCGACCAAAGACGgtaaaaagaaacaacagaTGAACTGTGAAATAATCGCACTATATGCCATAGCCATCTCGGTAGCTGGCCTTGGTATCGATCCCAAACCGTGTCCTTGAGCGGCTTTTCCTGCCGTCA is part of the Trichoderma atroviride chromosome 1, complete sequence genome and encodes:
- a CDS encoding uncharacterized protein (EggNog:ENOG41) — translated: MGRRPPVAKFSLAVRKNIRDEWENRKPDYEDRISAVLGAPWKIDIDLRQVCAYAEDGYAAEAPGSMISGYIDGELNTIAAARTITMDLDEGQKFSYCGCAVSGTGSLVILFREGYLGTNIDDACSLDNLENALNAAPSTASARHQPMSFIARAAIRSDWDAQTDAIKRQLGEILGRDIALEPRFEQAFDRLSAAAGDGDASWQRHLGAYHRMYYESLASYLVHQKFGEDDMLREAFHEGIDKATVVFRIVGREQLKRSAYNECVIEDGTLILQTTAEYYGTNIAEVANTLMEQL
- a CDS encoding uncharacterized protein (EggNog:ENOG41~TransMembrane:1 (o461-486i)) produces the protein MHMQSLIAFDCLIDRPEHLQGIVAQLVHSRHTPRTYPRLDSACQRLPLGNCIIFKLFNTIFSPSLNTLFFILFSITQIPGIERTHRPSLTGAMPAPNAKPLADRAAAKRQAVTTVSAIALVFILWPERFIIWRNLCFVPVAAWLTALVFDLKHGALDAWDDRVPAWMKRFIGADDSSSSYNNSRSSGAGAGARYGSSRAKSTTMPEYVLMHLGDTVSLVKKEAARIWETVSPILTEWFRQVIHFLTSQTSANRMPSPTSSPRKPSPEFTQYYGILVKLPRGPNVTAPFAPPFRMREASDRIIPRESKDASAVPSVLSSWDVDSRISFLLVEKTTWDDRDLTLRSKLAAGTHWNMSAQGRGNLRREMDRTEVAQISGIEVIGLGDGEYDALKKCRQCFRVLCQDWKYMRMLWDDVDFAAILAFLVMGPSTATKSAQIYRALCMLRADQAEVPKRGGPTIDSFLIAAATGGLAAPFVLPLMAGGLAAAAMRNRNGALPEQRRKAYKSLMMQFPELKALFDAEEREHKEEAIRKDCADEDEEWKDEGEDYYNDALNPFDW